A genome region from Pan troglodytes isolate AG18354 chromosome 3, NHGRI_mPanTro3-v2.0_pri, whole genome shotgun sequence includes the following:
- the DRD5 gene encoding D(1B) dopamine receptor, which translates to MLPPGSNRTAYPGQFALYQQLAQGNAVGGSAGAPPLGPAQVVTACLLTLLIIWTLLGNVLVCAAIVRSRHLRAKMTNVFIVSLAVSDLFVALLVMPWKAVAEVAGYWPFGAFCDVWVAFDIMCSTASILNLCVISVDRYWAISRPFRYVRKMTQRMALVMVGLAWTLSILISFIPVQFNWHRDQAASWGGLDLPNNLANWTPWEEDFWEPDVNAENCDSSLNRTYAISSSLISFYIPVAIMIVTYTRIYRIAQVQIRRISSLERAAEHAQSCRSSAACAPDTSLRASIKKETKVLKTLSVIMGVFVCCWLPFFILNCMVPFCSGHPEGPPAGFPCVSETTFDVFVWFGWANSSLNPVIYAFNADFRKVFAQLLGCSHFCSRTPVETVNISNELISYNQDIVFHKEIAAAYIHMMPNAVTPGNREVDNDEEEGPFDRMSQIYQTSPDGDPVAESVWELDCEGEISLDKITPFTPNGFH; encoded by the coding sequence ATGCTGCCGCCAGGCAGCAACCGCACCGCGTACCCGGGGCAGTTCGCGCTATACCAGCAGCTGGCGCAAGGGAACGCCGTGGGGGGCTCGGCGGGGGCACCGCCACTGGGGCCCGCACAGGTGGTCACCGCCTGCCTGCTGACCCTACTCATCATCTGGACCCTGCTGGGCAACGTGCTGGTGTGCGCAGCCATCGTGCGGAGCCGCCACCTGCGCGCCAAGATGACCAACGTCTTCATCGTGTCTCTGGCCGTGTCAGACCTTTTCGTGGCGCTGCTGGTCATGCCCTGGAAGGCAGTCGCCGAGGTGGCCGGTTACTGGCCCTTTGGAGCGTTCTGCGACGTCTGGGTGGCCTTCGACATCATGTGCTCCACCGCCTCCATCCTGAACCTGTGCGTCATCAGCGTGGACCGCTACTGGGCCATCTCCAGGCCCTTCCGCTACGTGCGCAAGATGACTCAGCGCATGGCCTTGGTCATGGTCGGCCTGGCATGGACCTTGTCCATCCTCATCTCCTTCATTCCGGTCCAGTTCAACTGGCACAGGGACCAGGCGGCCTCTTGGGGCGGGCTGGACCTGCCAAACAACCTGGCCAACTGGACGCCCTGGGAGGAGGACTTTTGGGAGCCCGACGTGAATGCAGAGAACTGTGACTCCAGCCTGAATCGAACCTACGCCATCTCTTCCTCGCTCATTAGCTTCTACATCCCCGTGGCCATCATGATCGTGACCTACACGCGCATCTACCGCATCGCCCAGGTGCAGATCCGCAGGATTTCCTCGCTGGAGAGGGCCGCAGAGCACGCGCAGAGCTGCCGGAGCAGCGCAGCCTGCGCGCCCGACACCAGCCTGCGCGCTTCCATCAAGAAGGAGACCAAGGTTCTCAAGACCCTGTCGGTGATCATGGGGGTCTTCGTGTGTTGCTGGCTGCCCTTCTTCATCCTTAACTGCATGGTCCCTTTCTGCAGTGGACACCCCGAAGGCCCTCCGGCCGGCTTCCCCTGCGTCAGTGAGACCACCTTCGACGTCTTCGTCTGGTTCGGCTGGGCTAACTCCTCACTCAACCCCGTCATCTATGCCTTCAACGCCGACTTTCGGAAGGTGTTTGCCCAGCTGCTGGGGTGCAGCCACTTCTGCTCCCGCACGCCGGTGGAGACGGTGAACATCAGCAATGAGCTCATCTCCTACAATCAAGACATCGTCTTCCACAAGGAAATCGCAGCTGCCTACATCCACATGATGCCCAACGCCGTTACCCCCGGCAACCGGGAGGTGGACAACGACGAGGAGGAGGGTCCTTTCGATCGCATGTCCCAGATCTATCAGACGTCCCCAGATGGTGACCCTGTTGCTGAGTCTGTCTGGGAGCTGGACTGCGAGGGGGAGATTTCTTTAGACAAAATAACACCTTTCACCCCGAATGGATTCCATTAA